The following coding sequences are from one Aliarcobacter skirrowii CCUG 10374 window:
- a CDS encoding tetraacyldisaccharide 4'-kinase, translated as MKQKLILWLENYLFFPNSFQKILSYLLLPLSFIYLLVILFKRLKASKIDFNIPIISVGNLTIGGSGKTPITIELAKNFKDICVILRGYGRESKGLFVVSLKGEIKVDVKTSGDEAMLLASTLKNATIIVSEDRVKAIKKAKELGCKIVFLDDGFSKYNIKKFDILLKPKDEPTNSFLIPSGAYREPKSFYKKANLVLKEDIDFKRVVTIKKENKEVELPKKTILLTAISKPNRLLEFLPKNIETIFFEDHHNFTKDEIDNILNNYRDFAIVTTQKDFVKLEKFNLKNLYIMDLSIKISQKVDFTALKNYIKSYN; from the coding sequence TTGAAGCAAAAGCTTATTCTATGGCTTGAAAACTATCTTTTTTTTCCAAATAGTTTTCAAAAAATATTATCATATTTGCTTTTGCCACTTAGTTTTATATATCTTTTAGTAATTTTATTTAAAAGATTAAAAGCTTCAAAAATAGATTTTAATATACCAATTATCTCTGTTGGAAACTTAACTATTGGTGGAAGTGGAAAGACTCCAATAACAATTGAGTTAGCTAAAAATTTTAAAGATATTTGCGTTATTTTAAGAGGTTATGGAAGAGAGTCTAAAGGGCTTTTTGTAGTTAGTTTAAAAGGTGAAATTAAAGTTGATGTAAAAACAAGTGGTGATGAAGCTATGCTTTTAGCATCAACTTTAAAAAATGCAACAATAATAGTAAGTGAAGATAGAGTAAAAGCTATAAAAAAAGCAAAAGAGTTAGGCTGTAAAATAGTATTTTTGGATGATGGTTTCTCAAAATATAATATTAAAAAATTTGATATTTTATTAAAACCAAAAGATGAACCTACAAACTCATTTTTAATACCAAGTGGAGCCTATAGAGAACCAAAGAGTTTTTATAAAAAAGCTAATCTGGTTTTAAAAGAGGATATTGATTTTAAAAGAGTTGTAACTATAAAAAAAGAGAATAAAGAAGTAGAACTTCCTAAAAAAACTATTCTTTTAACAGCAATTTCAAAACCAAATAGACTTTTAGAGTTTTTACCAAAAAATATAGAGACAATATTTTTTGAAGATCATCATAACTTTACAAAAGATGAGATAGATAATATTTTGAATAACTATAGAGATTTTGCAATTGTAACAACACAAAAAGATTTTGTAAAACTTGAAAAGTTTAATTTAAAAAATCTATATATTATGGATTTAAGTATAAAAATTAGTCAAAAAGTTGATTTTACAGCTTTAAAAAACTATATAAAAAGTTATAATTAA
- a CDS encoding NAD+ synthase, which translates to MNKYENIKQKLINFLKEEIHKTGLKRVVVGLSGGLDSAVVAVLCKEAFKDNLNCVLMPSQYSSKASVEDAVELCKKFDIKYEIVSIEPMLSAYLKNMEENSLRIGNFSARLRMSVLYDISARENSLVVGTSNKSELLLGYGTIFGDLACAINPIGDIYKSDLFEFAKYLGVNDSIVKKAPSADFYEGQSDEADLGYSYAKIDSLLKKMIDENRSNDELLDFGFEDKFIENIKKRVKINEFKRRLPIIAKI; encoded by the coding sequence ATGAATAAATATGAAAATATTAAGCAAAAATTAATAAACTTTTTAAAAGAAGAGATTCACAAAACTGGTTTAAAAAGAGTTGTTGTAGGACTTTCAGGTGGTTTAGACTCAGCTGTTGTAGCAGTTTTGTGTAAAGAGGCATTTAAAGATAATTTAAATTGCGTTTTAATGCCATCACAATACTCATCTAAAGCCTCTGTTGAAGATGCAGTAGAGCTTTGTAAAAAGTTTGATATAAAATATGAGATTGTTTCAATTGAGCCAATGTTAAGTGCATATTTAAAAAATATGGAAGAAAATAGCCTTAGAATAGGAAATTTTAGTGCAAGATTAAGAATGTCAGTTTTATATGATATTAGTGCAAGAGAAAACTCTTTGGTAGTTGGAACTTCAAATAAGAGTGAATTACTCTTAGGATATGGAACTATTTTTGGAGATTTGGCTTGTGCAATTAATCCAATAGGAGATATTTATAAAAGTGATCTGTTTGAGTTTGCAAAATATTTAGGTGTGAATGATAGTATAGTAAAAAAAGCACCTAGCGCTGATTTTTATGAAGGTCAAAGTGATGAGGCTGATTTGGGATATAGTTATGCTAAAATTGACTCTTTATTAAAAAAGATGATAGATGAGAATAGAAGCAATGATGAGCTTTTGGATTTTGGATTTGAAGATAAATTTATTGAGAATATTAAAAAAAGAGTAAAGATAAACGAATTCAAAAGAAGATTGCCAATTATTGCTAAAATATAG
- a CDS encoding DegT/DnrJ/EryC1/StrS family aminotransferase: MRNIAIYKATLDNEEIDQLKSVLQAKDDLSKVLEFEEKMVKYVGAKYAIATATSTAALHLALSSMRLKRGDKVLMSVNSFVNLPETVRHFDAEPIFVDINLEDMNLDIEKFEDAIIANKSKKLRAAIITFIGGLAPNLDKIYEIAKKYNILIIEDCRAALGTTYKGQKVGNLSADMTIFSTNPSPSKYAISRSGVLVTNNEEIASRAKLLRTHAITTAYDSYGNLDYIYDVDDIGHKFDISELDAAYAIAQLNKTDGFIKRRKEIAKLYEERLKDIKHITILPHKNEHIYTQYIIKISRNRDAFARALKEKGVSTALNYIPLHLLSYYKSKYSIKITAFPNALHNYQQILSLPIYAGLSNEDVNYICDQVIDVAKEWI, translated from the coding sequence ATGAGAAATATTGCAATATATAAAGCAACTTTAGATAATGAAGAGATTGATCAGCTAAAGTCAGTTCTTCAAGCTAAAGATGATTTATCAAAAGTTTTAGAGTTTGAAGAGAAGATGGTTAAGTATGTTGGAGCAAAGTATGCTATTGCAACAGCAACTTCAACAGCGGCTCTTCATTTAGCTCTTAGCTCTATGAGATTAAAAAGAGGCGATAAGGTTTTAATGTCTGTAAACTCTTTTGTAAACTTACCAGAGACTGTAAGACATTTTGATGCAGAACCTATATTTGTAGATATAAATTTAGAGGATATGAATTTAGATATTGAGAAGTTTGAAGATGCAATTATTGCAAATAAATCGAAAAAATTACGCGCAGCGATTATCACTTTTATTGGTGGACTTGCTCCAAATTTAGACAAAATTTATGAAATAGCAAAAAAATACAATATTCTAATAATAGAAGATTGTAGAGCTGCATTAGGAACTACATACAAGGGTCAAAAAGTTGGAAATTTAAGTGCTGATATGACAATATTTTCAACAAACCCATCTCCATCAAAATATGCAATTAGCCGTTCAGGAGTTTTAGTTACAAATAATGAAGAGATAGCTAGTAGAGCAAAACTTTTAAGAACACATGCAATTACAACAGCATACGATAGTTATGGAAACTTAGATTATATTTATGATGTTGATGATATTGGACATAAATTTGATATTTCTGAACTAGATGCTGCTTATGCTATTGCTCAATTAAATAAAACAGATGGTTTTATAAAAAGAAGAAAAGAGATTGCAAAATTATATGAAGAGAGATTAAAAGATATTAAACATATCACTATTTTACCTCATAAAAATGAGCATATTTATACTCAATATATTATAAAAATATCAAGAAATAGAGATGCTTTTGCAAGAGCCTTAAAAGAAAAAGGTGTTTCAACAGCATTAAACTATATTCCTCTTCATCTTTTATCTTATTATAAAAGTAAATACTCAATAAAAATTACAGCATTTCCAAATGCTTTGCATAACTATCAACAAATATTATCTTTGCCAATATATGCAGGACTTAGCAATGAAGATGTAAATTATATTTGTGATCAAGTTATTGATGTAGCAAAAGAGTGGATATAA